The window GGAACCTACCCAGCAAGCTCAAAAGAATATCCGCATCGAATGGCAGCTTTAATAAGAAGGAAAGCAAtgagaaaacaaaatatttaagagTTCCAACCTTTACAGGTGATGAACCATCAAGTGACTGCATATAGGTTCCTGAACCGATCTTTGCAAAGAACAAGCAGCCAACACCTTTGTTTGAATCCTCCTTCCCTGCAATGGATGCTAAGGGAAGATTGGGACAAGCAAGGACTCCCAATACTACTTTGCCCTCATCTAGCAAACCCAAAGCTATTGCATACTGATCACCTCGCAAGAACCTGTGGATGATGACCATCAGTAAAAGCACATGAAATACTAATTGCAAGATGTCGAGGCAAATTATGCAAAAACTGCAAAGCCCAATGGTCTATTGTCAATCCACTAGTCAAGCCATTCAGGTTGAaaactcaccctttggtgccGTCTATGGGATCTAAGACCCAATGTCGGCCCACAGGACCGCCTTCAGATTTACCACTATCAATTGCCGCAAGGATGTCTTCTGCTGATAAAGTAGAACTGTAGGAACCGTCATTTGCTAGAGTTTCATTCACAACTTCAGTGATGCGGCGAAGCGTTTCTGTTCCACTGGCCGTACGAAGATCTCCTGAATCCTAGAAGGCAAAGGAGTGGGAGATTCTGAAGTTGCATTGCGCGATACAAATGGCAAATAGTCATCCAATACTTGTCGACAAGTTTAACTATTTTACCTCTTCGGCCACTAGAGAGAAATTTTCTGATGGAAGTTCCCGTTGCAAAATGAAACTAACAAGAGCTTGCGAGCCTGGAATCAGCAAAAGAAACCAAAGTTGGTTCATGCCAAAACCATCAAAACTAGACTTATGCCATGCTCCTAGTTTGATCGCCCCCACAAACCCAGCTTAAATTTTTCATAAGTTTGCCCTGAATCTCGAAATATTCCCTGCATTACCTAATTTGATATACAAATGAATGCTCTGACCCCAAATGAAATATCCAGCTCAcaataatacaataaaagaaaggaaagccaGTGCTGAACCATAATCGGCCACGGTGACAGGAGTCTTGTCGGATTTTGACTGAACATCTGACTGCAAGAGTGCCCTCTGCACTTTCTGCAACAAAAAGAACAGGAAATGTGCGAATTAACAGAAAGCAAGAAGCAATTGGAAGCAGAGGAAAACATTTTCCATCAGAATTGAATTCAGAGTCAACAGCTTTGATTTCTGGGTATTGCAAAGGATGCACCAACTGTGTCAGTGGAGCAAACCCAAGTGACCCTTTGTCGAAAAACGCAGCAGCACACCATAGATCTTACTCTTTCTTCGACTGGAAACTGCGAGTGCCACCGAGGAAGGGAGAGGgaaagggagagggagagaaagggagagcgagagagagacctGACAGAGGCGGGCAGCGAGAGAGGCGGCTTTCCTGGCGGCGGCGAGCTCCTGGTCGTAAGTCGACATCGTCGAGAGCGCAGCAAACGGAGAGGAGGCTacgaaggagaaggagaaatgGGGTTTAGTGAACTTCAGCTTTGGGCAATTATAGcagaaggaggaggaagaagaaggtgacGACAGCAATGCTGATGTTCGCAAGTAAAGTAAAGACATGTTTGGTGTCGGCCCTCCTGCCCACTTCTCCTGTTGTTGCCTTCCCTCCCAGCCCCCTCCTCCGCCGTTTCAGGAATAGAATCGAAATCTGCGTCTGCAATATAAAGTGGCCGTTTGCTTTCCATGTAAAGTTCAGATTTTTCCCCGGAAAAGATTCCAAACTTCCATCCGATATGTTATAATTGGATTGTATGGGTTTAAACTGAGTCCCTGTAATCCTGGTTggtaccaaaaaaaaaaaaaaaagtgtcatGACTTGTATTTCAATTCCCAATAGCCTAATATATTTAGGAAAGGAAACATACTTATCATGTTCGTCTAATGCAAAAGGGATAGACTTTGAAGATGTGCTTCAGCTGAGGGTCTAATCTACTGTGTCTTTCGGGTAGCTTTGATAGGCATGGTTATGCCTCACGATCGTTCATTGATAATGTTCGATTCCAGGAAAGATAACTCATCGATCTTAGTATACTCATCTGTGGCAACTTCTACATTGTATTTGAATTGCTTTAGCTACAATAAGAACAAAGAGAGAAGAATCTCTCTCCCTATACATTTCATTCTGAATCAACGGAAGAAGATCCTCTTCTCCACGCCCCAAATTCGATCGACTGCAGTGATATGCGACCGGAAAAGAGGTCCTTCAGATGTTTATCGCACAACCCGATTCGCCTCCTGTTCAAACTAGGGTGGATGCAACTCGAGAACCCGGTCTTCCAACCTGGGAATCTCTGTCTCTCCATCACATTAATAGTATAAACACTCGGTGCCTTCGATGTACATCCTATAGTGAAGCAATCACAGGGCCTCGACGCGATTGTCGATCTTGCCAGAGACAGCAAACACGCCCCAGAATATAAAATTCCATAGTTCAGCGCCTCATCATTCTCAAAAACTTGAGAAACTTGGTctcatcttcctcctcctcctcctgatCCACCTCAATGGTTGAAGGGATCCGACTTAGCTCCAAATCAAACCTTTTCTCCACCTCAGTCTCATGCACTCTGTACTTTGCTGCGAGAGTGCGAATGCAAGATTTTCGCAGGCAATTGTATACTATGACCTTAACATCGTCAAAGTTGTTGCATTCTCGGTACCATCTGAGCCAGCGGCGGACAATACCTGAGTACCATTCAATGATTTGGGCTCTGTCTAGGAGGATAAGAAGACTCCCAGAACGGCCGAATCCTCGAGAAGTCATCAACCCGTATCTTAGCAGCCGCTTTTTTATGACTTCAACAGGAGCGACAATCTCGGTAATGGTCTCAGCTTCAGGAGAATTTGGCAACAGAGCAAGAGTAGATGCTGTTTCAGAAGACACATACTCTTTTGCACACTtctgaaagcgataaaatgCCTCTGTAAGTTCCCGGGGAAGAGAAGGTTCGGCAATATATTTTGATAAGATAATCTCCTCGCTGTCCGCAACTTTCGCATTCACATTTTGCATCCATATTTTTAACAAATGTTTATACCAGTGATCCGTTTCCATACCAGCTTTTCTATAGCTTGATATCCGACTTAGAACAGAATTTTCATCAGCCAAACTCTTGATCTCTGACTCTTTAACCTTCTTCAAGCCATGAGCGAGCCACTTCTTTCCAATCCTAACTGTCCCAGCATCCCAAGCAGCTTCCTTCTGCGAAGCGAAAAGTTCAACCTTTTCTTTCAACTTGTGAACAGCTCTCACTGCAGgactttcttttaatttcctcCGAACGAGAAGGCCAAGAAACTGAATTCCGTGCCGCCCATTGCATGGGAATATTTCTGCCTGATCATCTGCTTCCAAAAACAGGACCTCCTGCAAGTAATTGACGACCTCAGATTTTAAACTAACTGCAATATCTTTAGGTCCATTTACAGCAAAAAACATCTCATCCATATGCCTGCATGAATGAATTCTTGGATTAGAATTTTGCCGATTTATGCTTTCTGTGTCCACATTGCCTTTCAGTTGCCTCCGGAACCAATTGCGGAGATTGGAAGCAGGCCCAGTTTGATTAGAATACCCGGGGCCAAGACCAAGAGCTTCATGTGCCATGGATAATCTATAAAATTCCCGGTCAAATTGGTcgagatatatatttatcagtATGGGGGACAATACTCCCTCTTGTGGAAGACCGTGGCCCTTTGGAAAACCACCAAACTCCAAATTTATCACCCGAGCATCAAACATGCTTCTAAGGAGTGAACACAATTCCGGGTCGTCGATCTTTTCCTCCATTATCGAGATCAACTTAGAGAAAACACGAGAATCTAGCTTCTTGCTGATATTTAATGTGAACCACCAGTCGGGATTTGAAATCTCTTTAGAAATGTACTTCAGAGCTGTCGAATGGCCTCTCCCACTTCGACAACCATGAGAGATCTTTGAGAAGTGGGGCTTGTATACAACTTCCAAGACTAATCGGATAGCTTCTTGAATGACTTTCAGCTTCAAACTCGGAAGAACAAGGACTTCTTTCCTCGCACCCCTAGTTGAGATGGAGAATATGTTCTTACTGACATCGAAACTTCCTCTTTGGAGATCCTCCGCTAAGGAATCAAAGGGCATCTTACCACCACAATCGACATCCGAGTTCAAGCAGATACAGTTGTAAGCATCTTCCAGAGTTTCGCGACTGGCCAGAACTCTTCGCAGGAGGGAATGAAACTTCCCATCAATGAATTGCTCCTTCACCCTCTTCTTCACGCGGAGCTCTAGAGATCGCTTGAGCTCCGTTCGGCTTCTTGGTTTCCTCTCCTTGATGGTAGAAGTCTCATCCACAAGGCAAGCTAACTCATGCGCCAGAGATCTTTCCCCGAAATTGCTGCTGAAAGTGTCACTAGCAACAGAAAGAGAAGAATATCCCGCACGAGCTTGGGTTGTCTTTCCACTCCTTCCTGTAAAGCAGTGTTGTTAAAGTTCGTAGGCAGCTCCAAGAAATAAGTCTATCTAGCCATAAGAAACATAAAACACGGACAGATTAAGCTTACAAAGTAAAGAAGCCTACTAGGCAATGTCAAAAACTCCGATGCTAACAGCATTTTACTTCCGAAGTCTACAGCTTTTATCGATCGGAAACGCTATGGTTTGGCTCACCTAGTGTTGTTGTCAGAGAGGGCTGAAGCCAGAAGAAACCGAAACTTAGGGGTTCGGCAGGTTTCAGAAAATTTCGCTTGCAAGTGCCTCTTGCAAAGCACGAGAATATCATCTCCTTGCTGGCCTTAGATTCTCCAGATGGATCTTACAAGAACGTGAAAGACTTCAAGGCAGAGTTTCCAACTCGGCCCGGACATTTCATCGAACAGGTACCCTGCACCACATTTTCGGTCCAGTCGGCGCTCGAAAGATCGGACTTTTCAAATGAGTCCGGGCATTGAGAAGGATTTTCCGAATTCTGGGCAATCCCAAAATGCAGAATTCCCTTTGAGGGTACAGAGTTCAGTTCGTTCCCCGCATGATTACGAGGTTGAAGCATGAAGCAAGTCTCGCTTGATAGACACCGCTTCTCCAACGGCAGTGGGATCAACTGCAGAGGCTATTTTAATGATCCGCGTCAGTCATAGGGATGACCACTTTTTGGTTGGTTGTTTCTGCATCCGCTTATTATGGGCCTCCTCAGGCCCAAATTTAAAGGCCCGATGCTCCTTGAAATCATGttagattttttattatacccaccaacataattatttcatttcttAAGTTACGATAGATATGTGAATATTGGAAATTATAGGTCCAGTGCTATTTTACGAATCTTAGTTATATGAACGAATAGTTCATGGCTGTGACTGATCCAGACAGCcatacttttttcttatcatttttaaaattaattttttaataataaattctccatctattttcacatatatatatccatattaattttttattaataaatttttcatctactttcacatatatatatatatatatattcacatatcaatatatttatcaacactTTCAATTATTGCACAAAAACAAATTGAGTTGGATCATTATCCAACttgaaaaccaaacgcaagtTTATTGATTCTccttataaattatattataattattagtaTTTTTCTATCGTGCATTCCACCGATTCTCATTTATATATCTCTATCTAAGTTCTTATCATAATAACTAGTGTTTTATCCCTTGTGTTGCACGGGTTCGTTATCGTATACCTATTATCATCATTATGGGAATCACTcacatttttaataaattatttcttattagtaaaaataaatgattaatttgaatttaaaacATAATTTTCATTAACATTAGACTAAGTAAAATAATCCCACAATAATGTTGTAACCAATTGTCTTATTTGTATGAATCATATATCTATGaaatcattaatatatatatattacaaaaatatatcatgGCTATTCTATTCATGCATTTAcaatttacatatttatttttgctataaaattattgttttttgagcttttaattttcaaatatttgatttaatttttattttatgaatcaTAAGTCTATGAAATAAGTGGTTTGcaattaattttaaacttttcaaatgaCCTTAATGTCATTTAAATAAGTGTGCTATCGATTGCAATGCACCGAATCGTTATcacaaattatataatatatgtagatCATTGAAAAACAAACTTACTTTCTAGTCATTTCATTGATTACTTATTCGGTTGAAAATTTGaacaatattaataaaaaattattatatatatgatattatgcattgtaatttatataaagCAATTTTTAGCtgtattatatacatgtatatctaCATATTAAATCCCACATAGAAACTTATTTCTAcagttattataattttttaataattttctaaattatattagTTCGAGGGAGTTTGCTCTTACATACATTAAATAGGGTATATAACTATATACAGATGTGGATATATGGAtacaataattaaattgaaatacaAATCTATAACTATATAAGCAACTTCAAATTATATTGTATCTCAAAcctttattataaaaaatacagtggctaaaataatagaaaaatttaaactttttttttagattttagaATAACGtaagaaattttataaaaatcattttatcAATAAAGCAAAATGACAACTCTAACCTTATTAAATATAACCCTATTAATTGCTTTTGGaagtcaattttacttttatatatataggttaCATTTTGAAACaccaattttcttattaaaatgattttcaattagtaattgtaattttcaaatagaaatattaaatatatattttttaaattagagtaagttaataattataataatttggtcaaataaattgtataataataatatttaagttAATTGTTAATATAGATTTGTCACTTACATCAATTTATAGTAATTAGAATATAAATTTGTTTTGTCCTTTCTAAAATACTgttttgtcatttttatttttaagttttatttttttttctatttatgaGATTAAGTTCATAGTAATatgttatcatttttttttccttttacaaGACCactattattttgaaaattctgtatatttaattagttaaaattttcatgGCGTTTATATCCTTTATGTTGTATATGTTTGTTTTAGCACATTAATATAACATTTCTTATAAcaattattcttattcttggaaaacatatttctttcttaacccaataaaatattttaatgattaatttcaaattttttacaataatcaataaataaaattaggcTAAATTTTAATGATTCAATAAATATGCAACTAGCGTCTCTCAATTGGTGTGaaattgtatatttatttaattgtttatatattagacaaatttattataaagatTCATATAAGCAAACTCGAttacacatttttcaattataaaattttatgacatattatttcaaatatttaatttattttttattatcataaatatatatcataataattctaattttataatagaaattagattaatagttttatcttttcaaaatattattttattaattttttccatCAATGATGGATCATTTATTACAATaagacttaattttatttatgtactAGTTTTTTTGTACTTGTTGCACGGGCTCGTGTTTGTATGTTTCTATATCATTTTTAtcgtaattatatatattttgaaacataaattttcttatataaaataataatttataattattaattttaatattcaaaaataataatttaaaactgATAATTTCAGTTAATAAGTctcactttttaaaattagttttAATATAGATTTATCACATAAAACATTGTTATTCTTATTtgtaagttttattttttcctagTTAATAGAGGTATgtcataaatattttcttttataaaataatgatttttttttagaaattctacatatgatgattttttttgtagttTATATCATTtgtatagtatatatatgttcattttcacacacatatatatccttttccataacaattattctgaatttttaaaaatatatttgctttttaacacaataaaatatgctCAAGGTTAATTTCAAGTTTCActtattaatcaattaataatatttgacTAATCTTGAATGGTTCGATAAAAATTGTTTAATTAATGGTCTcaatgcattatatatatttatctaatcACTGTATAATagataagttttttttttataatattcaCATAAGATTGGTTatgcattttttaatataaaatttggtgatattcttattttaaatatacaGTGTTTATTTCATAagttcatatattataataattttactcttataataatagaaattagcttaacatctaattaaatatttatttgttagtACATATAATTTCACTTATTGTTTAAATTGGGCCTTTTCTATTAAGCCGAGAAGATATTGGATTTTCATAATTGGACTTCACTTGATAGGATCAATTCTCTTagttttttatatatattattttattaatttttctgttaatgagaaaatatttattattataggagtcaattttacttatatatatggattttacctttttttggataaatgttAAATGGATGTGGATATGGATATGGATGGATGGACTACCATTGTGAAAATTATCAAAGAAAGAGGGCGCACATAATTACATTAAGACCACACCCTATATCCATCTCATGCCCTTATACATTAGACCTGGCTAAATAATTTGACTTGTGAGACAAGAGCCAGGTCTAGTACATTGAAACTCATCCTCGACGtgtcattaaaaaattatgggaacagtctttattaattattgaagTTAATTTCACGTATATAcgttctttttttaattctttactagtttgaaataaaaaaatgaaataaattatccTCCGCACAAAAGCAACGGTATCCTGCACAGAGGGCACATACATTACCATTGATTATGCCTTTTGCAAAGCGACAGGCACCTAAATCTTAACTCGGTACTTTTATTCTATTCGCACCAACGTGATCTCCGACGGGacctaaataattaattatatagttATAGGCAATTCTCTTACGgcattttcttcatttctcCTCCCATATATAGTCAACATAAACAATCTttagttaatatatatgtatatctcctttaaaaaaaaatacagaaatGTGCTTTTCCCTGATACGCCCTGAATCGTAAGGGAGCTATAATATATGCAATTTAGTATTTCATAAGACTTAGAGAATCAACAGCATATTGGTAGGTCTTATCTGATGAAGGACACGTGATTGATTTTGTCAATacctaattaattagaaaaaatgcATGCCGTACTTCCTCCACTTATGCATAatttcactatatatatatatatatatatatatatatacactcgccaaaaagattattatgtatataaagatgtaaaaaatgaaaaatggtCTTTTTTGGTTTGCGTATGCCTTTCGGCTACCTCGGAAGAATATTTGTGAACGCCTTTGAATTTCGCAACAAGGAATAATTGACCA of the Punica granatum isolate Tunisia-2019 chromosome 6, ASM765513v2, whole genome shotgun sequence genome contains:
- the LOC116210493 gene encoding SAL1 phosphatase-like, with the protein product MESKRPLYIADADFDSIPETAEEGAGREGNNRRSGQEGRHQTSSSPFAALSTMSTYDQELAAARKAASLAARLCQKVQRALLQSDVQSKSDKTPVTVADYGSQALVSFILQRELPSENFSLVAEEDSGDLRTASGTETLRRITEVVNETLANDGSYSSTLSAEDILAAIDSGKSEGGPVGRHWVLDPIDGTKGFLRGDQYAIALGLLDEGKVVLGVLACPNLPLASIAGKEDSNKGVGCLFFAKIGSGTYMQSLDGSSPVKVNVSATENTEDASFFESYEAAHSMHDLTSSIAKKLGVKAPPVRMDSQAKYGALSRGDGAIYMRFPHKGYREKIWDHAAGCIVVTEAGGVVTDASGQPLDFSKGRHLNLDTGIVVTNQKLMPLLLKAVRESLEEQVSSL
- the LOC116210491 gene encoding LOW QUALITY PROTEIN: nuclear intron maturase 4, mitochondrial (The sequence of the model RefSeq protein was modified relative to this genomic sequence to represent the inferred CDS: deleted 2 bases in 1 codon) — protein: MIFSCFARGTCKRNFLKPAEPLSFGFFWLQPSLTTTLGRSGKTTQARAGYSSLSVASDTFSSNFGERSLAHELACLVDETSTIKERKPRSRTELKRSLELRVKKRVKEQFIDGKFHSLLRRVLASRETLEDAYNCICLNSDVDCGGKMPFDSLAEDLQRGSFDVSKNIFSISTRGARKEVLVLPSLKLKVIQEAIRLVLEVVYKPHFSKISHGCRSGRGHSTALKYISKEISNPDWWFTLNISKKLDSRVFSKLISIMEEKIDDPELCSLLRSMFDARVINLEFGGFPKGHGLPQEGVLSPILINIYLDQFDREFYRLSMAHEALGLGPGYSNQTGPASNLRNWFRRQLKGNVDTESINRQNSNPRIHSCRHMDEMFFAVNGPKDIAVSLKSEVVNYLQEVLFLEADDQAEIFPCNGRHGIQFLGLLVRRKLKESPAVRAVHKLKEKVELFASQKEAAWDAGTVRIGKKWLAHGLKKVKESEIKSLADENSVLSRISSYRKAGMETDHWYKHLLKIWMQNVNAKVADSEEIILSKYIAEPSLPRELTEAFYRFQKCAKEYVSSETASTLALLPNSPEAETITEIVAPVEVIKKRLLRYGLMTSRGFGRSGSLLILLDRAQIIEWYSGIVRRWLRWYRECNNFDDVKVIVYNCLRKSCIRTLAAKYRVHETEVEKRFDLELSRIPSTIEVDQEEEEEDETKSQVFENDEALNYGILYSGACLLSLARSTIASRPCDCFTIGCTSKAPSVYTINVMERQRFPGWKTGFSSCIHPSLNRRRIGLCDKHLKDLFSGRISLQSIEFGAWRRGSSSVDSE